The proteins below come from a single Prolixibacter sp. NT017 genomic window:
- a CDS encoding type I-B CRISPR-associated protein Cas8b1/Cst1: MKKLKPLNMKQTYKTIDYEWLIRPTGDPFADAGGFAIEYLSKRFPEKDILELIDYVTKIYVEKWKGKINAFFLNSKITQPAFKGPKKIDETLKYFKGLISETELSEIGYCRITGRETKLFPGGRDNSVMTGSGTLINFHHFFQKGIALSREALIRIHFVPFACQQLQGKIMLLQSSEKELSKLFVRHTVEQNLHEIGLGLSDGVAKSNLNKPANAIFGFVDQALSQLAKFGEGHVLPSLTLYHFTNFGATPEIQLYQLPANAFLFYRTCMQARFSEDWQLFVRSHYFDGKHKGARYNSVSGKFELVKSKETEIVEPGEYKKWTNPIYDKLLNAENIRRDILRWSRKHPFKFEIVSIYQQNIIGMKKETIAKIKELAAFLVREEDIEKAKKRIKALDGAKNASELRRFLLKQAISPNYQEGNKNPIISVNDYVDYLFPDGSYWAEIRDILLIAVYQELHEKDLLSDDLELEPENEAINE; the protein is encoded by the coding sequence ATGAAAAAATTAAAACCTCTCAATATGAAACAAACCTACAAAACCATTGACTACGAATGGCTGATAAGGCCAACAGGCGATCCGTTTGCCGATGCCGGTGGATTTGCTATTGAATATCTTTCGAAGCGATTCCCCGAAAAGGATATTCTGGAACTGATTGACTATGTAACAAAGATCTATGTCGAGAAATGGAAGGGGAAGATTAATGCTTTCTTTCTGAATTCGAAAATCACTCAGCCGGCTTTTAAGGGTCCGAAGAAAATAGATGAGACTTTAAAATATTTTAAGGGACTGATTAGTGAGACAGAATTGTCGGAAATTGGTTACTGCCGCATTACCGGGCGTGAAACAAAATTATTCCCTGGGGGCAGGGATAATTCGGTAATGACCGGTTCGGGCACTTTGATTAATTTTCATCATTTTTTTCAAAAAGGAATTGCGCTTTCGAGAGAGGCTCTTATTCGGATCCATTTTGTCCCATTTGCCTGTCAACAACTACAAGGCAAGATTATGCTATTGCAAAGCAGCGAGAAAGAATTGAGTAAACTCTTTGTTAGGCATACAGTAGAACAGAATCTTCATGAGATTGGCTTGGGGCTTTCCGACGGTGTGGCTAAATCGAATTTGAATAAACCTGCCAATGCCATTTTCGGATTTGTTGATCAGGCACTTTCTCAATTGGCAAAATTTGGTGAAGGTCATGTTTTGCCTTCGCTGACCCTTTATCATTTTACTAACTTCGGTGCTACTCCGGAAATTCAATTATACCAACTCCCCGCTAATGCATTCCTGTTTTACAGAACCTGTATGCAAGCCAGATTTAGTGAAGACTGGCAGTTATTTGTACGCTCTCATTACTTTGATGGAAAACATAAAGGGGCCAGGTATAATAGTGTGTCCGGAAAATTTGAATTGGTTAAGTCAAAGGAAACCGAAATTGTCGAACCAGGAGAATACAAAAAGTGGACGAACCCTATTTACGATAAGCTTCTGAACGCGGAAAATATTCGGAGAGACATACTTCGCTGGTCACGCAAACATCCATTTAAATTTGAAATAGTATCTATTTATCAACAAAATATTATTGGTATGAAAAAAGAAACCATTGCAAAAATCAAAGAACTGGCAGCTTTTTTGGTCAGGGAAGAAGATATTGAGAAAGCTAAAAAACGGATAAAGGCACTAGACGGAGCAAAGAATGCATCTGAGTTGCGCCGTTTTCTATTAAAGCAGGCAATTTCGCCAAACTATCAGGAAGGCAATAAGAACCCGATTATCTCAGTAAATGATTATGTGGATTATTTGTTCCCCGATGGCTCTTATTGGGCTGAAATAAGGGACATTTTATTAATTGCTGTTTATCAGGAACTCCATGAAAAGGACTTGCTATCAGATGATTTAGAACTCGAACCGGAAAATGAAGCTATTAACGAATAA
- the cas4 gene encoding CRISPR-associated protein Cas4 has protein sequence MTITGTQLSYFFTCHRKLWLFSNGINMESNSDLVYEGKLIHETSYAQRTERFKEVDLGPVKIDYYDTRDKVIHEVKKSDRLEDTHVWQVKYYIWLMEQAGIDGVTGLLEYPRLRQTQEVLLSERDREELKSILTETEAIATADKCPERIELPICRKCSYYDFCYSGEEGG, from the coding sequence ATGACCATCACCGGAACCCAACTAAGTTACTTTTTTACCTGTCACCGCAAATTGTGGCTGTTCAGTAATGGAATCAATATGGAATCGAACTCCGATTTGGTGTACGAGGGGAAATTGATTCACGAGACCAGCTATGCCCAGCGGACTGAACGCTTCAAAGAGGTGGACCTCGGCCCCGTAAAGATTGATTATTACGATACGCGCGATAAGGTTATTCATGAGGTGAAGAAATCCGACCGGTTGGAAGACACGCATGTGTGGCAGGTAAAATATTACATCTGGCTGATGGAGCAGGCAGGTATTGACGGTGTGACCGGTTTGCTGGAATACCCCCGATTGCGACAAACGCAGGAGGTGTTGCTGAGTGAACGCGACCGGGAAGAACTGAAGAGCATTCTGACGGAAACTGAAGCCATTGCCACCGCCGATAAATGCCCTGAGAGAATCGAACTACCCATCTGCCGGAAATGCAGCTACTACGATTTTTGTTACAGCGGAGAAGAGGGGGGATGA
- the cas3 gene encoding CRISPR-associated helicase Cas3', producing the protein MLSNQEVLAKSEPPVLLKQHIDECLNVYESLRKAFGRLPVGDLNHFWELVRLGIVFHDLGKSHLGFQKMLKGNSRDWYHQRHELFSTPFIDRLDLLEEDKLLLKLIVAGHHKDFSFLFDHIQKGYKTGEDIFSLSEDGKLDWEEETQKLNERFIQSFLKEYDVSLKPSSLALPMKLVKDYTREPINSNKTNFQELLLAAGALKQCDHLASAGIFNVNVLEERHFDFLYNTNWAPYSHQKKASETNGDVVLTAPTGSGKTEASFMWLHKQMKENGQGRTFYILPFTASINAMFERLDKKMQGHNEIVGVLHGKLSEYIESRFGEEEYSAKNEKLKHELKESFRALVPPLKVATPFQLLKSIFGLKGFEKGIFEMAGGYFIFDEIHAYDPEVTAQIKILIEFAARFLNVKVCLMTATLPTFLKKEFAEAIGEYTEIKADEGLYQSFTRHRINVAGGLLSEHIDDIQKRIDTGDKVLVVCNTIKQAQNIYNDLHASKKVLLHSAFNGVDRNKKEVELTSDEVELLVGTQAIEVSLDIDYDVIFTELAPLDALLQRFGRVNRHRVNGYYRPPCDCIVFSERNEVDNYIYKNKEVITRTLSALRDIESGNSGIIAEDKLQYYIDKVYPSWSVKDKDDFDRVYFNLKIAVEENLAPFIYDSHREEEFEKQFDGVKVLPSILEKEYRELLESNQFIKAESLKVSVSKRRFMALSNGDGIRRNVSAFQLKYKDELKEQSYYIIERKYDSELGLQLDIEERILSDDVFM; encoded by the coding sequence ATGTTAAGCAATCAGGAGGTTCTGGCAAAATCAGAACCTCCCGTTTTACTGAAACAGCACATTGACGAATGCTTAAATGTGTACGAATCGCTTAGAAAAGCATTTGGGCGTTTACCAGTGGGTGATTTAAACCATTTCTGGGAGCTTGTACGTTTAGGCATCGTTTTTCACGATTTGGGAAAATCGCATTTGGGATTTCAAAAAATGCTAAAAGGAAATTCCAGAGATTGGTATCATCAGCGGCATGAGTTGTTTTCAACGCCATTTATTGATCGCTTGGATTTGCTGGAAGAGGATAAATTGCTTTTGAAACTAATTGTTGCCGGGCATCACAAAGATTTCAGTTTTCTGTTTGACCATATTCAAAAGGGGTATAAAACAGGTGAAGATATATTTTCGCTAAGCGAAGACGGGAAATTGGATTGGGAGGAAGAAACTCAAAAGTTGAATGAACGATTTATCCAATCATTCCTGAAAGAATACGATGTATCCTTGAAACCAAGTTCGCTGGCTCTACCCATGAAATTGGTAAAGGATTATACGCGCGAGCCGATTAATTCAAACAAAACGAACTTTCAGGAATTGTTATTGGCTGCCGGCGCTTTAAAACAATGCGATCATTTGGCATCGGCCGGGATTTTTAACGTAAATGTTTTAGAAGAAAGGCATTTCGATTTTTTGTATAATACGAATTGGGCTCCTTACTCTCACCAGAAAAAAGCATCGGAAACAAACGGAGACGTCGTCCTTACTGCTCCTACCGGTTCAGGAAAAACAGAAGCTTCGTTCATGTGGCTGCACAAACAAATGAAAGAGAACGGACAAGGACGGACTTTTTATATTCTACCATTTACGGCATCAATCAATGCCATGTTTGAGCGGCTGGATAAAAAGATGCAAGGGCATAACGAGATTGTGGGCGTCTTACACGGGAAGTTATCGGAATATATCGAGAGTAGATTCGGCGAAGAAGAATATAGTGCAAAAAACGAGAAGTTAAAGCATGAATTAAAGGAAAGTTTTCGTGCACTGGTGCCTCCTTTAAAAGTGGCAACTCCTTTTCAGTTGTTGAAATCGATATTCGGGTTAAAAGGATTTGAGAAAGGTATTTTTGAAATGGCTGGGGGCTATTTCATATTCGATGAGATTCACGCATACGACCCCGAAGTAACTGCACAAATAAAAATACTGATTGAATTTGCTGCTCGTTTCTTGAATGTAAAGGTTTGTTTAATGACAGCTACCTTGCCAACATTTTTAAAAAAAGAGTTTGCCGAAGCTATTGGAGAATACACCGAAATCAAAGCAGATGAAGGACTTTATCAGTCGTTCACCCGTCATCGGATTAATGTTGCCGGAGGGCTGCTTTCAGAACACATTGACGATATTCAAAAACGGATAGATACCGGTGATAAGGTCTTGGTGGTTTGCAATACAATAAAACAAGCACAGAATATTTACAATGATTTGCATGCCTCAAAAAAAGTGTTGCTGCATAGTGCTTTTAACGGAGTTGATCGGAATAAGAAAGAAGTAGAACTGACGTCTGACGAAGTGGAACTTCTGGTTGGAACCCAGGCTATTGAAGTGAGCCTGGATATTGATTACGATGTAATTTTTACCGAACTCGCTCCACTTGATGCCTTGTTACAACGGTTTGGACGGGTTAATCGTCACCGGGTAAACGGATATTACCGTCCGCCATGTGATTGCATTGTTTTTTCAGAACGAAATGAAGTCGACAATTACATTTATAAAAATAAGGAAGTAATAACCAGGACACTTAGTGCATTAAGGGATATTGAATCGGGTAATTCAGGGATAATCGCAGAGGATAAACTTCAATATTATATTGATAAGGTTTATCCTAGTTGGTCGGTAAAGGATAAGGATGATTTTGACAGGGTTTACTTCAACTTAAAAATCGCGGTTGAAGAAAATCTGGCACCCTTTATTTACGATTCACACCGGGAGGAAGAGTTCGAGAAGCAATTTGATGGAGTGAAAGTATTGCCATCAATTCTTGAGAAGGAATATCGGGAATTACTTGAATCAAACCAATTCATAAAAGCTGAATCTTTAAAAGTTTCCGTTTCAAAACGGCGGTTTATGGCGCTGAGTAACGGAGATGGTATTCGTCGGAATGTATCTGCATTTCAGTTAAAGTATAAGGATGAATTGAAAGAACAATCTTATTACATCATAGAAAGAAAATATGATTCGGAATTAGGGTTGCAATTGGATATTGAAGAAAGAATATTATCAGATGATGTTTTTATGTGA
- a CDS encoding heavy-metal-associated domain-containing protein, which produces MKKSYQITGMTCEGCKKLVHDSLIKVDGVDKVDIDLESGQGTIDSKNIVQIAVLQRALSNTLYKISEAEDEAEETGETRSEQYRKLVIDYVTAIGQFDDEKLRSCLHPNFEFDGGMKTNSASDFINMLAEHASSGHAGILKNEIRAIFLDGDEACVIYDMHTNKSVPPVTFMEQLVFENKKLKSTKMKFERPKMEKLIAAIQSA; this is translated from the coding sequence ATGAAAAAATCGTATCAAATTACAGGAATGACTTGCGAGGGCTGTAAAAAACTGGTGCATGACAGCCTAATAAAAGTTGATGGCGTAGATAAGGTTGATATTGATCTCGAAAGTGGTCAAGGCACAATCGACTCGAAAAACATAGTTCAAATAGCGGTTTTACAGCGCGCGTTGTCAAATACTCTGTACAAAATATCTGAAGCGGAAGACGAGGCAGAAGAAACAGGGGAAACTCGTTCAGAGCAGTACCGAAAGCTTGTTATTGATTACGTTACAGCGATTGGACAATTTGACGATGAAAAACTCAGAAGTTGCCTTCACCCAAATTTTGAATTTGATGGTGGTATGAAAACAAACTCAGCAAGCGATTTCATTAATATGTTGGCTGAACACGCTTCTTCCGGACATGCTGGTATCCTGAAAAATGAAATCCGGGCCATTTTTTTAGATGGAGATGAAGCTTGTGTGATTTATGATATGCACACGAACAAATCTGTTCCCCCCGTGACTTTTATGGAACAACTCGTTTTTGAGAATAAAAAGTTGAAATCCACAAAAATGAAGTTTGAACGTCCGAAGATGGAGAAGTTGATAGCAGCAATTCAAAGTGCCTAA
- the cas5b gene encoding type I-B CRISPR-associated protein Cas5b → MKAFRIKISSWTSSFRYPNLISGFQPTLEVPPVSTVMGLINAASGRYWENREITLGYYFSFKIKTVDLETIYQIKANDKNYPEATVKPNVIQREFLYDCKLFLYLTNEDLIAAFRQPAYQLLLGRSGDLAGIESIEKVELNEVNNARFAGQVVPFNGNYLAGQIQALPKYFSNTIPRRNLGTEPYSVISCYNPVQSPLTGYRPDLEEFDSDIFLHKFEV, encoded by the coding sequence ATGAAAGCATTCCGTATTAAAATAAGCTCGTGGACATCAAGCTTCAGGTATCCGAATCTAATTTCGGGTTTCCAACCGACGCTTGAAGTTCCGCCGGTGAGTACAGTAATGGGCTTAATTAATGCAGCATCGGGGAGATATTGGGAGAACAGGGAAATAACGTTGGGATACTACTTCAGCTTTAAAATAAAGACTGTTGATTTGGAAACCATTTACCAGATAAAGGCAAACGATAAGAATTATCCGGAGGCAACAGTTAAACCGAATGTTATTCAGCGCGAGTTCCTTTATGATTGTAAGTTGTTTCTTTACCTAACCAATGAAGATTTGATTGCTGCTTTCCGGCAACCTGCTTATCAACTATTATTGGGACGTAGTGGCGATTTAGCGGGAATCGAAAGCATTGAAAAGGTGGAATTGAATGAAGTAAACAATGCCCGATTTGCAGGACAGGTTGTTCCGTTTAACGGAAACTATTTGGCTGGTCAGATTCAGGCCTTGCCTAAATACTTTTCCAACACCATTCCCAGGAGAAATCTTGGGACGGAACCGTACTCTGTTATCTCCTGCTATAATCCGGTTCAGTCACCGTTAACCGGATATCGGCCTGACTTGGAAGAATTCGATAGTGACATTTTCTTGCATAAATTCGAAGTATGA
- the cas6 gene encoding CRISPR-associated endoribonuclease Cas6, whose product MRFQLTFHRTGKQRMLPMDYQYFIGAWVYKVLRRADGEFAEFLHAEGYKTEKKRFKLFSYSPLELGRPKVWKEKALFELQRDMLILKVAFHLSEAAERFIIGLFNQQEFFLGDRFNGIDLTVSGVERLSEPMVALKSKYRATSPVVISTWEEGDKYAQYLSPKDKRYEELLKQHLVHKYDSVPGVEPLPHDFPFRFTLTSTPKSKLTTIKPYSPGESKVRGFKYHFELTAPAQLHQLILSAGMGEKNATGFGWVEPSPSVVSAPHSAKQPTNIK is encoded by the coding sequence ATGAGATTCCAACTTACATTTCATCGTACAGGTAAGCAACGAATGTTACCCATGGATTACCAGTATTTCATAGGAGCGTGGGTGTATAAAGTATTGAGGCGTGCTGACGGAGAATTTGCTGAGTTTCTTCATGCTGAGGGATATAAAACCGAAAAGAAACGTTTCAAGTTATTTAGTTATTCTCCTTTAGAACTGGGGCGTCCAAAAGTTTGGAAAGAGAAAGCCCTTTTTGAATTGCAGCGTGATATGCTAATTCTGAAGGTCGCCTTTCACCTGAGCGAGGCTGCAGAGAGATTCATTATCGGCCTGTTCAATCAACAGGAATTCTTCCTGGGTGACCGTTTTAACGGAATCGACCTAACAGTGTCGGGCGTTGAACGTCTTTCGGAACCCATGGTTGCATTAAAAAGCAAATACCGGGCAACATCGCCTGTCGTAATCAGCACCTGGGAGGAAGGCGATAAATATGCACAGTACCTTTCGCCTAAGGACAAACGATACGAAGAGCTCCTGAAACAGCATCTGGTGCATAAATACGATTCAGTACCCGGGGTGGAACCTTTGCCCCATGATTTTCCTTTTCGGTTTACACTAACCAGCACTCCCAAATCGAAACTCACTACGATTAAACCTTATTCACCCGGCGAAAGCAAAGTGCGGGGCTTTAAATACCATTTCGAGCTGACAGCTCCGGCTCAGCTGCATCAATTGATTTTATCGGCCGGCATGGGCGAGAAAAATGCCACCGGCTTCGGCTGGGTGGAGCCCTCCCCGTCAGTGGTCTCAGCCCCTCACAGTGCTAAACAACCGACAAACATAAAATAA
- a CDS encoding AraC family transcriptional regulator, with protein sequence MLEYMNKLHESKLTIIPHEPSASLSQYIDSITYCRGHNLDYPFEKIIPDGTVQLLIHLDGEERTIISDAATRRTKKAWVSGIQRRQHIYRLRGNETIVYIRFRPGGFHALTQIPQWELEDEIIDAELLLGNSISRLWEELHDCSAIPDIFMKIEQFFLNRINGQLNLAAQVVGYVTNYIDHPLPVLIKKTGYSQKHLIQLFKKHIGVTPKYFQRIKRFNQVLNDLQTTASDSIDWSGIVYKNGFYDQSHLIKEFKHFANIQPQAFIDSAPTCTTFLHSKVLY encoded by the coding sequence ATGCTGGAGTACATGAATAAACTACACGAAAGCAAACTAACGATAATACCACACGAACCATCTGCGTCGCTCAGCCAATACATCGATTCCATAACCTATTGCAGGGGCCATAACCTGGATTATCCCTTTGAAAAGATCATACCGGATGGAACGGTACAACTATTGATTCATCTGGATGGCGAAGAACGGACGATAATCTCGGATGCAGCAACCCGGCGAACAAAAAAAGCCTGGGTATCGGGCATACAAAGAAGGCAGCATATTTACCGGCTGAGGGGAAATGAAACGATTGTGTATATTCGGTTTCGACCGGGCGGCTTTCACGCTTTAACACAAATTCCACAGTGGGAACTTGAGGACGAAATTATTGATGCTGAATTACTGTTGGGGAATTCAATTTCACGGCTTTGGGAGGAGCTTCATGATTGTTCGGCAATTCCGGATATTTTCATGAAAATTGAGCAGTTCTTCTTAAATCGAATCAATGGGCAACTGAACCTTGCCGCTCAAGTCGTCGGCTACGTCACAAATTACATTGACCATCCACTTCCGGTACTCATTAAAAAGACCGGTTATTCTCAAAAACATCTAATCCAGCTGTTCAAAAAGCACATTGGGGTTACACCAAAATACTTTCAGCGCATCAAACGATTCAATCAGGTTTTAAATGATTTACAAACGACGGCCTCCGATAGTATTGACTGGTCGGGCATCGTTTACAAAAATGGCTTTTACGATCAATCGCATCTGATCAAAGAATTTAAGCACTTTGCCAACATACAACCTCAGGCTTTTATTGATTCGGCACCCACCTGTACAACATTTCTCCATTCCAAAGTCCTTTATTGA
- a CDS encoding peroxiredoxin-like family protein, whose protein sequence is MRAETKRKRDRKGDKKSGPSKLLINKIHPGEYIPLQELVTIRGVPIRIPSKKQLVHLQFRRFAGCPVCNLHLQTYVRRYRDIVSAGIQEVVIFHSSVDDLLVYADKLPFAVVADPNKLLYTKFGVESSPKALLNPRAWWPILRAVLHSVGEIIQKQSVVPPVNPDGGSFGLPADFLIDKDGWLIDCKYGEHADDQWSVNELLHIVQESVAPDYSNWSRANSSLKIT, encoded by the coding sequence ATGAGAGCAGAAACTAAAAGAAAAAGGGATCGCAAAGGAGACAAAAAATCAGGACCGTCTAAATTGTTAATCAACAAGATACATCCCGGGGAATACATCCCCCTTCAGGAACTTGTTACCATTAGAGGAGTTCCGATTCGAATTCCCTCGAAAAAGCAACTGGTTCATCTGCAGTTCAGGCGATTTGCCGGATGTCCGGTTTGCAATTTACATTTACAAACCTATGTCCGCAGATATCGGGATATTGTTTCAGCAGGTATTCAGGAAGTGGTTATCTTCCATTCATCGGTTGATGATTTGCTAGTTTATGCAGACAAGCTACCATTTGCGGTTGTTGCAGACCCGAACAAACTACTCTATACCAAATTTGGAGTCGAATCATCACCAAAGGCTTTGCTCAATCCGAGGGCCTGGTGGCCAATTCTTCGTGCCGTCCTCCACAGTGTGGGAGAGATCATCCAAAAACAGAGTGTTGTACCTCCTGTCAATCCGGATGGCGGAAGCTTTGGCCTCCCGGCCGATTTTCTGATTGACAAAGACGGTTGGTTAATCGACTGTAAGTATGGTGAACACGCCGATGACCAATGGTCGGTTAACGAATTGCTGCATATTGTTCAGGAATCAGTCGCTCCAGACTACTCCAACTGGTCACGAGCGAATTCGTCCTTGAAAATTACATAA
- a CDS encoding four helix bundle protein produces MENRNVIVEKSVDFALAVIEFSEELEQRNKYVIARQLLRSGTSIGANIHEAQSSESRVDFIHKLKIAAKEACETEYWLTLCEKSQHYPSSKELYAQLLPIQKLLSKIISTAKNKRPN; encoded by the coding sequence ATGGAAAATAGAAATGTGATAGTTGAAAAGAGTGTAGATTTTGCTCTGGCAGTAATCGAATTCAGTGAAGAATTGGAACAGCGAAATAAATATGTTATTGCCAGGCAATTGTTGCGCTCAGGAACATCAATCGGTGCAAATATTCATGAAGCGCAGTCATCGGAAAGTAGAGTTGATTTTATTCATAAACTAAAAATAGCAGCCAAAGAGGCTTGTGAAACCGAATACTGGTTAACACTATGCGAAAAAAGTCAGCATTATCCTTCATCAAAAGAACTTTATGCGCAACTACTACCGATACAAAAGCTACTAAGCAAAATAATAAGCACCGCCAAAAATAAGCGCCCCAATTAA
- the cas7i gene encoding type I-B CRISPR-associated protein Cas7/Cst2/DevR: MKNIKTQGFVLIDVDVVALNNAGKNTQSNNDNAIATKSIRKNGRNYVYVSGQAWRYWWREALQKNAKWKLSPIVRDGKIAYTHANPLEFPDDDVFGYMRAAKDAELDENGEPKKDKKGNVKMTNVTVTRVSPLKNSAIISATSVAPAQNWSSMARQEGDAVPYEKQEYSAIMKGMFSLDLSMVGTFSNYDRTGYKNLSVLLQEEALKSGAKEIDDPFVVDAKGKPKKLIRLSKDMRIQRAGDTIQALKVINGGAMQTNNMGDVTPKFIILATTTTGNHPFSHVVSNRGQRDEEMVFNIDGLIEVLKDYRDTFEGTVFIGRRSGFMDEIAGQLKNLETMTDIPKVKVLPVNEAIDQYCEQMKSQID; encoded by the coding sequence ATGAAAAATATCAAAACACAAGGATTTGTATTAATCGACGTAGATGTTGTGGCATTAAATAATGCCGGGAAAAATACGCAAAGCAATAATGATAATGCAATTGCTACCAAATCAATTCGTAAAAACGGTCGTAATTATGTATACGTTTCTGGGCAAGCCTGGCGCTACTGGTGGCGTGAAGCTCTGCAAAAGAACGCAAAGTGGAAGTTATCTCCGATTGTTCGTGATGGAAAAATAGCCTATACCCATGCAAATCCATTGGAATTTCCTGATGATGATGTTTTTGGCTATATGCGCGCAGCCAAAGATGCTGAATTGGATGAAAACGGTGAACCGAAAAAGGATAAAAAGGGAAATGTGAAGATGACGAATGTAACAGTAACCCGCGTTTCGCCATTAAAGAATTCGGCTATTATATCTGCGACAAGTGTAGCTCCTGCACAAAATTGGTCAAGTATGGCCCGTCAGGAAGGGGACGCAGTTCCTTACGAGAAACAGGAGTATTCTGCAATTATGAAAGGTATGTTTAGTCTAGATCTTTCCATGGTTGGAACCTTCTCAAATTATGATAGAACCGGGTATAAGAATTTGTCGGTATTGCTACAGGAAGAAGCGCTAAAAAGCGGAGCAAAGGAAATTGACGATCCTTTTGTTGTTGATGCAAAGGGAAAGCCGAAAAAGCTCATTCGTCTTTCGAAAGATATGCGAATACAAAGAGCCGGGGATACAATCCAGGCGCTTAAAGTCATTAACGGTGGGGCGATGCAAACGAATAACATGGGAGATGTTACTCCAAAGTTCATCATTCTGGCTACAACAACTACCGGGAATCATCCATTCAGCCACGTGGTCAGCAACCGTGGCCAGCGCGATGAAGAAATGGTATTCAATATAGATGGTTTGATTGAGGTTTTAAAAGATTACCGGGACACCTTTGAAGGGACAGTGTTTATCGGTCGCAGAAGCGGATTTATGGATGAAATTGCAGGGCAATTGAAAAACCTCGAAACGATGACAGATATACCTAAGGTAAAAGTGTTGCCAGTAAATGAGGCGATCGATCAGTATTGTGAGCAAATGAAATCCCAGATTGACTGA
- a CDS encoding SDR family NAD(P)-dependent oxidoreductase produces MGKEVVRRLGKRSLKVIVDVRDFPKGIRLKTEFQHENLHIDILELDIANPVSIFSAVAFVEKQYGRIDILVNNAGVLLDKGVSTLDSKESTIRETLETNFFGAFEPFSVNQEPSGKFFHDKKEISW; encoded by the coding sequence ATAGGGAAAGAGGTTGTCAGACGATTAGGCAAAAGAAGCTTAAAAGTGATAGTCGACGTCCGGGATTTCCCTAAAGGGATTCGTTTGAAAACCGAATTTCAGCATGAGAATCTGCATATCGATATATTGGAACTGGATATCGCAAATCCAGTGAGCATATTCTCCGCCGTTGCGTTCGTCGAAAAGCAATACGGTCGGATAGACATTTTAGTTAACAATGCCGGAGTTTTGTTGGATAAAGGAGTTTCCACACTTGATTCCAAAGAGTCAACTATCAGAGAGACACTTGAGACTAATTTCTTCGGTGCTTTTGAACCATTTTCAGTAAATCAAGAACCATCAGGGAAATTCTTCCATGATAAAAAAGAGATTTCTTGGTAA
- a CDS encoding HU family DNA-binding protein: MAIKFNVIERGEPGVVGGGTKKYYASPQMNGELDLEDLTKAIEKISTVSGADIRAVVYAMVDVMKDSLANGRIVRLGDLGSLRVSISSEGKATAEEVNASTIKGARVLFSPGKELKDMLKTVTYTRES; the protein is encoded by the coding sequence ATGGCTATAAAATTTAATGTCATTGAAAGAGGAGAACCCGGCGTTGTGGGTGGTGGTACCAAGAAGTACTATGCCAGTCCGCAAATGAACGGCGAACTCGACCTGGAGGATCTGACCAAGGCTATTGAGAAGATCAGTACAGTAAGTGGTGCTGATATTCGGGCGGTGGTATATGCCATGGTAGATGTAATGAAGGATTCACTGGCTAATGGACGGATTGTGCGGTTGGGCGATTTGGGGAGTTTGCGCGTCAGCATCAGCAGTGAAGGTAAAGCTACAGCCGAGGAAGTAAACGCCTCCACCATCAAGGGTGCGAGAGTTCTGTTTTCCCCGGGTAAAGAACTCAAGGATATGCTGAAAACGGTAACCTATACCAGAGAAAGCTGA